From one Lactiplantibacillus paraplantarum genomic stretch:
- a CDS encoding LysR family transcriptional regulator, whose product MNTDTLKMFITIAQAGSISAAAQQLGYAQSNISTKLQQLERDLNTRLFYRNNRGIVLTATGQQLLQRASQIVQLTDRTITDIQHPNDVRGRLRLGTLQAAASTFLPPILSHYHQHYPKVTLTIQTGTTLTNTQAVLNYQVDGAIIGGTVNDDALISIPLMQEPLCLITATSSMADIHHTPILVFPVGCAYRKTLERWLDSQQITLHYPVEFDYLNAIIASVSAGLGMSILPTRVVQPYVDAGVLNAVTLPAPFATLPVTFIYRQDTVMSAPFDHFITAIRHYHD is encoded by the coding sequence GTGAATACGGATACCCTTAAAATGTTCATCACCATTGCGCAAGCGGGTAGCATTTCAGCTGCTGCTCAGCAACTAGGCTATGCCCAGTCTAATATTTCCACTAAGCTCCAACAACTGGAGCGTGATTTGAATACTCGGCTATTTTACCGTAATAATCGGGGGATCGTCTTAACAGCCACCGGTCAGCAATTACTGCAACGAGCAAGCCAAATCGTGCAGCTAACCGACAGAACCATCACTGACATTCAGCATCCCAATGATGTTCGGGGTAGACTACGATTAGGAACGCTTCAAGCCGCCGCTTCGACCTTTCTTCCCCCAATCTTGTCACACTACCATCAACACTATCCTAAAGTAACCTTGACAATTCAAACAGGTACGACCTTGACTAATACACAAGCAGTCCTAAATTATCAAGTTGATGGTGCAATTATCGGTGGCACCGTCAATGATGACGCCCTAATTTCGATACCATTAATGCAGGAACCACTTTGCCTCATCACTGCTACTTCATCAATGGCTGACATTCACCACACTCCCATCCTCGTCTTTCCAGTCGGGTGTGCTTACCGCAAAACACTGGAACGTTGGCTTGATTCCCAACAGATCACCCTTCATTATCCCGTGGAATTCGACTACTTAAATGCAATCATCGCGAGTGTCAGCGCTGGTCTGGGCATGAGCATTTTACCCACGCGCGTCGTGCAACCGTATGTTGATGCGGGGGTGTTAAATGCCGTGACCTTACCAGCGCCATTTGCAACGCTCCCCGTCACTTTTATTTATCGCCAGGATACCGTGATGAGTGCCCCATTTGACCACTTTATTACTGCAATTAGGCACTACCATGACTAA